The stretch of DNA GCACTGCTTCAAaattacatttcttctttttctttttttttaattgtttctcTACCTCCCACCTCTGCAGTGTTGTTGTGTGGACGCCGGGCTTCCACTGATTGCCTCGCCGCTGCCGTGATTGAACGGAGACGAGCTGCATCTCCGAGGCCGCGTGGGGGCTACAGGCTACAGACTAAACGGGGGTAAGCACCAGAGAGCCACAGATAAAGAGAAGCGTGAGTGAGTGGAGATCAGAGTTACGCTACGGAGATCAGAGTTATTGAACGCAGCAGCACAGACAGGCTTTGTTGCAGCGGCTCGGGCCGTAAACAGAGTTAATCCGGCTATAATCATGCAGATTATAGTGGGTTTAATGGGCtaatattcaacattttaaattattattatttgtgagaATAGAGAGTGGACAGGAATTCATGTGAGAGGCCAATGAGATGCTAATATACTGCCATATAAAGAATGGAAAGCAGGTACTAAAGCAGTTATGTTAACAAATGGGAATTTAAGGTCTTCAGGCTGGTTGTAAAATGAATACTAGGCCGACGTATAAATGTTTGCAATGCTGTCTTTTTAGGCAACATCATTTCacaaatggaatataatattcataactgtaTTATCCACTGAAACCAGGAATCGTGTTTCCGTTAGCTTGGAATGAGCCCCTCGTGTGTCTACGTAGGACGCTAAGTTCAAAGCCTTGGTGCCGCCCGATTTTTGTTGCTCATAAAATATTGTCATTATGGTATGGATGGCCTCTAAAGGGAGGCGAAACGTGTTACCAGCTCATGTCAACGGAGCCTCGGAAAGGGAGGAAATGATCGAAGGCGTACGTATTCAGTCGGTTGCAAACCGACAACCGCAAATTCCTTCACACTGTCCATTTAACACGTTTGTAGggaataaatgtgtatttgtgataTCAATTTCATAAACTAGTGCTTCTATCTAAtacatttcaatatttaaaaatatatagcTTAATCACAGCAAATTACAAGAACTTAAATTATTGGCACTTTGAACGCCGCGCTCTGTGGTCGTTTTGAGCATTGCACCATGCCAGGGTTATGGCTTCCACATAACTCGGGGCCATCGCTCTCCTCATAAGGAAAAGATGGCCGCTGATCATGTGTGGGCCGCTTACTGAACTGAATTACTGAGATGGTGGTTTATTAAACTAGTAAGTAGTGTTTTAGCTGTTGCTAGCTAAGGCTACATCACCATGATAAAGAGCTGTTGTAATTTAGCTGTCTAGTTTTTTAATTTACGGCAGATTTGACATGCTGTTTTTCgtggaaaatatacatttctgtaGTGTAATAATTCAAATCTACTATtctggtttgaaaaaaaaatgttgttaaaaaatACAGCGTTTCTGTTCATCAGTATATCGGTGTGGCACCACGAGCTGCAGCCTGTCACAGAAATGTCTGCCATGATAACAAATACATGTGTGACTATATGGCTCtcacgtacgtacacacacacacacacacacacacacacacacttctactaTGTCTTGCCAGATCTGGGAGACGCAGACCTCTAATGCTGTGTGACTGCACTCCCCGGGGCTTCGTTCTGCTCCGCTGGATGAGCGCTGGCTGCCTGCATGCAGAGAAATCAGGGAATCCCTTCGTTCTctggctcctctcctcctttattCACCCATCTATTCTTCCCTTcagcagccgtgtgtgtgtgtgtgtgtgagctgtacAAAAGCGTGGTTATCATTAGGGAGCCATTCTCCCCATGACAATGATAAAACAGCCTCAGCAGACCCGGCATCTACTGCTTACTGGAGCCAAATGAACCAATTTCAGGAGGCGTCACTACGACAAATTATGGTGGCAGAAGAAATCCCCCAAAGAAAACAGCGATGTAAAATTGGAACGGgattttacagtgtttttcttttagggAAAGCGTGTACAAACCTCCAAGAGGCTACTTATTTTAATAGCACATTCACTTACATGGCTTCCTAATTAACCCGTGGATAATGTATGAATTCAAAGGTGTCATTGTACCTCATTAGCACAAttgctttgttttaattgacattgtttttagttttgtaCTCACAGACCTGATAGTTGACCGGAAGCATTGGCAGAATGTTGTTTGTGGCTATACTTGGTCAGCGTAATAGCCACTTTGGCGAGCTGCCAGTCTGACACTTCTAGTAGACACTTTCATAAGTAGAACTTGATTTTTCAGACTACATCTGCTCCTTAAACTGGCCAATTAAAAATATTACTTGCTGCCAAATAACTGCAGTAAAAAAAGACTTATGAAAGTCTAAAATAATTAGTCCACTGGTGTCTAGTCTATGTGTTGACTGTAAATCaatcaaaatgtacaacataTGACACAAGAAGTATGTTTGGTAACTGAATAATAATGTAAGCAATAGATAATAAACATTTTGGGGGGAAAGCATCTTATTGGCTGTTGAGAGATGTTGCGGTCGTTTCATACAATTCTCtgcaacaaataaaacagcTATTCCTTCAAGTCATTTATCAACTGTTGCAGGGTCTGACTTAAATGTGATGATTGGCTGCCTTTGTCTCTTTTACATCAACATTAATGGagcatatttcatatttagtcATGGTGGTCAAATGAAACGTGTAATTATCCATGATTTTCTGTCATTAAAGATTAACCATTCATTGATTTAGAGCTGAAAGGGCTGAACGATTAATCAAAAACATTACCAGGGTCATCAATGAGTTATAATAACCATAAGCTACAGGCTTAATTTGATTGAACAAAGAAACTACCCTAATGTAATGTAGTACATCCTGCATGTATTCCAGCCTCAAACCCTCCTGAGAGCTCTTCTGGTTCCTGAATGGAGGCTTTAAATCATGCATGCTGACAACATCTTACCATCTTCAAAATAATTGCTTCCCATTTTCTTTGATATCCTAAACTGGATCTCACATCTGAGAAGCAGCATCAAACACAAGCACGGCACCAACTAATCTAAGGCTACGAAGAATTGCAATGAGGAGTTTCACCTTACGCACGTCTCCAGACCTGGagcaccttcaggagagcagagCAAGATGTTCAGCCTGCTGACACCGTGAGTCATGAGCACCAGTGTTCCCTGAGAAGTGGGATATCCTGCATGGTGACTCCACGTGAAGCTACCACAGACCGGGTCACCGTTCACCAACAACGTGCGTTATAGGACCCATTAAGTGGATTTAAATCCTCATTGATCTCAACCAGTGCCCACCACCACATCATCGTGACATCACGATGAGGGGTTTTCAAACCGGTCTCCGGTCCGCAAGTTCATCAATGCCACATATTCTCAGCAGGTTATTACAATACAAGTTGACTTGGCTGCGGGTTAATCCAGCGTCGAACCCAGCGGGAGGCAACCCGAAACAAGGAAAGGAGCCTTTTTTGCTGCATTGCACCTTCCCAAAAGGCGCTGAACTTTAGCCGGGGACGTGGGGCATTCTGGACCCGCCGATCTGTGACTAATCTCCCAAGGTCGTGGTCGTGATGGGGGCTAGacggctcccccccccccccccccctcccgtacAAAAAGCAACAAGGAAAAGACACACACCAAACAGCATTCAAACTAGAGACGAGCAGGCTGCGGCTGACTGTGCCATATGCCACAGGAAACACGGCGGCGCTGGGTGTCCCGGTGCGCTGCCGGTTGACCTGAAGAGCGGCGGTGTCTTACCTGGTGGCTGTCGACGAAGGAGGAACCGGCGGGGAGCACGGCCGGCTGGGAGAGTCCGTCCCGGGATCAGTGACCGTCCGTTAGTGTGTCGGTGCGCCTCGGCGCCGTCTGAAGGCGCATATCCAGAGCAGGGGTGTTCCCGACAGGAGGGGGCgtggtgtgtgcgcgtgtgtgtgtgcgtgtgtgtgtgtgtgtacgtgtatgcgtgtgcgtgtgttcgtgtgtgtatatgtttgtgtatatgtgtgtgcgtgtacgcgtgtatatacgtgtggacgtgtatgtgtgtgtgtgtgtgtaaatgtctgtgtgtatgtctgtgtgtacgtgtatgtgtgtatatgtgtatgtgtacgtgtatttgtaagtgtatgtgtgtgcgtgtatgtgtatgtctcAGAAAGAGAGAGTATTTGTGCGAGTgcgtacgcgtgtgtgtgtgtgtgtgtgcgtgagagaaagatagtgtgtgtgtgtgtgtgtgtgtcacgcaATCCCCATAAATAGGATTATTCCTGACAATGCCACAGTTGTTTCTGCAAAAACTCCTTCTGTTGTTTTAATGACCCAATTAAACCGGGCCATTAGGTGTATTTCATAGAAATTCACAATATACAttaacgtatatatatatatgtctgtgctCTAAATAGGTTCAGGGAAACTCCTTCCTGTCACTAGTAAATTATGTATTCTGGACTATATTTCCCTGCTGATCATGACATTACATGTCaattagctgacgcttttatccaaagcgacttacaataagtgcattaaaccatgagtccaaactcagaacaacaagaatcaagcaagtacaatttcttcaataacgttaaactacagagtactatccgtaagtgccatttaagtgctactaaagtgctaaacaacaaagtgctatcggtaagggacatttaagtgctgctagagtgctactacggctccttccttattcaaggtatagtcgaaaaagatgtgtttttagtttgcgacggaagatgtagagacttctttctttttttgatcaTGAGTCTGTATTTCAGTTATGGGCAAAGCTCTGCTGCAGAGTTGATTTAATAATGAATGGGGTTGTTATCTATATTCAACTTGGACAAATAGAGCAAAAAAAAGAGCGATGGTAAGACGACCTTATTCCAGATCAACACCGGCTTGTGCAAGCATTGAACATAATAACTGTTTATCTGCTTTTCTCAGCCTCTGTATTGATCTTTCCTTGCAAACCTATTTGCTTTCTTTAATTGTGCACAACCTGTAATGATGcaatgatgaataaatatgatgaTGTATTGCATAACACacttatattataatatatatattaccctTTTGTTATCACTTTGCATCTATGTTTCATTCACCGTGTTTCCATTATATATTCTCGGCTAGGGTGTGTCCAGAGATACAGATGAAAAACTGTCTTTATAACTCTCACAGTCAGTCATTAATCTGCTGAGCCTTGTAACAAAATTAaggaattaaataaaatacatttctcatGAAATGTAACATGATTACAAATTATATTCAAGGATTTAATAATGAAAAgctttattattgtcattagGCTATACAAAACATGACTGCACAATGAACTGTTAATTCTGGGGTCATGGGGATGagcggtcgtcccgtaaccacaaggatTTTCCCACgggaataaataaaagtgtacatttctttctttcttttagtcGTAGCCCCctcacacataaaaaaatatataaacaaatattcaaaatatttaaataagaattaaatataaacaatcAAATAGACAATGCATAAACAACCTACACGTTGCactaaatgaagaaataaaaaggaaatatatacatatattatacatgttGTAAATATTAAGAGCATCATTTTTAATCATGTGGAAGTCTGAGTTCAATTCATTGCTGTTCAAACCGGATTAATTTCATAAACTCTGAACCTTCCCCCTGATAAACAGACAGGGTAACAGTATTTCTGTCTTGAGACGCCCTCCACCGTTGAAGCTGCTGTGGTGCCGGAGGGTCAGACCGCCGCCAGAGGGCGACACTCTCCAGACAGTCGCGAGCTTCCGGTGCAGAAACGCCTCTTCTTCGCTCAAAAGCCGGAAGTAAACCGGAAGCGCGTCTAGGAAACAGCAGCTAAGCCGCGGCGACAATAAAGATAAATCCCTCTGTGAGTAACGATGGAGGAATATAACTCTGGAGATGAggtaaacttgtttttttacatgttttatcttCACTATTTAATTCCCCGTTAAACACGAGAAAGACGACGCTTTGCTCAATGAGCAGCTTAATCCCGTTAACCGGAGCTGACTGTTGTTTCCATCGAGGTGTGGTCACTTTCAGTcttattacatttataatgtttacAGATTATTAACATCAGTAAAACCAAGGTGCTGTTTaaattacatatataaatgGCACACAGCTGACaatgtataaagaaaaaaaaaacatgatgaaaatattcctacttttcttttttaatgaaaatgtcgcatgatgttgtttgttttttttactttagaaATCTGGAATTACAAATATAAGATTATTCATTGAAGTTATTGCAATTGACATACATTTtgtcttaaaataaatatgtgatttGCTTGATAATGACATAAAGATATATCTGCACTTCTGTCCCTTTTATCATACATGTTTAccaaacatatttaattattttgcacCTGCTGGAGGAATGTGCGGAAGTATacagagtttatttattttactcctCTTTGCATTTGGTTCACAACATTAATTTGGCAGGTGGTTTTCTCCAAAGGGACTTTTTCTGAGTGCATTCAAACTCCATAACACATGTACAACATTCAATCAGAACAGTTTATGCCGAACGTCACAAAGGTTTTGGCTCCAGATGATTATTGGTGTGCATGTCATTGCTTGAAACAAAGCAGTGTTACACATGTCTACGTGTTTATAATGCTCCATTGGAGATcagtttgaaaataaatgacatggatgtaaactgtgTGAAATCATCAACAACTCTtcaaaaaccttttaaaacaacacctgcacagattgtatattattatatataaagattCAGTCTAttgggagttttttttgtgcaaaacatgaaataaaacaaccaACTAACAAagtgttttctcctttttgaaATGGGACAGCAGGTTGTCTTCAATGCTGATGATGTCAATATCTCGGTTAAAGAGGTACATTTTCTCTTCTGCAAACATTGATGCATAATTTATTGGGAGTAAACTATTTAATGTGATGACCGtaaatgtgtctctctgtctgtctctgtctgtctctgtctctctctgtctgtctctctctctgtctctgtctctctctgtctgtctctctgtctctgtctctctctgtctctctctgtctctctctctgtctctgtctctctctctcagtgtatCGAAGGTGTTATTGGTGGCACAGATTACAACCAGAGTAAAGTGAACCAGTGGACGGCCGGTATCGTTGAAAACTCTCTGACTCACCTGGTGAAGCAAGGACGTCCGTTCAAGTACATAGGTGAACCGACTGCCCGTCACATGCAGTAACATGAGGCCTCGGGACGTGAAGCTGACATGTGGAGCTTTTGTGTGACGCGTGAACATCTGATGTTTTGCAGTGAACTGCTCAATAATGCAGAAGAGCGGCGCTGGTCTCCACACAGCCAACTCCTGCTTCTGGGACACGGCCACTGATGGTGAGAGATGATTCATATTCAGAGCTGGGGGCATTTTATTATGTGTTCGGTACCCGTGCCAATGCGATGCCTGAGTTTCACTCatttttaaagtacattttggtCACAGTACGACTACGGTGTAATTTGTGTCTCTCAGGAAGCTGCACAGTCAGGTGGGAGAATCGCACCATGTACTGTGTGGTCAGTGTGTTTGCTGTGGCGCTGtgagctgctctctctctctggacacCATGTCTGATGCTTGAAGTGGCACCGTGACCAAGAAGCCACGAAGACCCTCTGGATGTACAAGTAACTCGTTTCTCCCCACAGGCTTGAACTACACAACGGCAGAATAAGAGTTGTGGTTTGTAGAACGTTGCTTTGTAGGCACCGCGGACAGAATTCAACCGTGAAGCAGTGCTTTGCTAAGTAATAACATCTGAGTGAACACTAAATAGTTTCTCTCCCTAATGTTATAATCTGTGTTTAATGTAAATCTTGATTTAGTTTTAAGCCGTGCGAGCGTCAAGGCTCTGGGGATGGCAGCGTATGTctgtccagactgaaatatcccACCTACTATTGGATGGAGTGCCATGAAATCcatcaggatgaattgtaattaGTTTGCATGCATTACTTTGGCTTATGAACTAACAACATTGTGTTTAAAGCTCATTATTAAACCTTGGCTTCAcgctaagatggtgaacatggtaagcAGAGCCTCAGTACAGCCTCAGAGCTGCTAGACTCAGTCTCGTCTTCCTTTTATCTCTTTCAATACATTCCCAAATAAAACTGTTGCTGTCGTGATACGTTCGGTATTTAAGAAAGTCTGACGTGTTTTAGTAGATATCTGATAACTTGTCTCTGCTAGTCTGCATTCATGTTTTGTTAATAAGAGTTTGTATTTCCAGATTGATGCAGTTTAAAGGTCAGAAGGACAAATGCACTTTTTCAAGACCTCTCTGTATAAATCCTTAATTTCTTCTGTAAAACTGAGTCCATTGGTGTTGTTTAATAAAGAGGTTTATTGGAACAATTCTAGTGGTCATTAAATGTGTTAACGGTCCACCTTTTTAAACCAGAATGTGAATTGAATGTCACAAAGTAGATAAAGGTTTAAATTATTCAGTTTGGGTGTTTGTCCACTAGATGTCAGCACATGGCAATGTGTGTAGTAACTGCTTTTCAGCACAAAAACTGACAATTTtcacacataaatataaatttattttgtaagtgTGATTATaggcctttttttattttgctctgaATGCAAATGTTCAATGTATTCGAAACatctttcatattttttttttgggcttaTCTAAGTTGTACAAAAACATAAGGAGCATTCATTTGATACACAAAGTCATCGTCCCGCTGCAGATGCGTTGCAAAAAGGAGTAGGTGCAAAAACAAACACcgacattctctctctctctctcatatacacAATTATACATTAAGGGTTGAAAAAAGCACAAATACTTGATGCAATTCCAAACATAATCAGTGAGATATAATCACTTTTAGTGTGCACTTGGTGTAAATATTCAAACTAATGAGACACACAGATTAAGAGCCCGACGGACGTAACGAGCACGaattagaaaaaaaatgcaaatacatcTAAAAGCATTTCACGCCACGTGCTTTCTCAACAGTTAAAAACAAAGCCACTtaaatccttctttttttttgtaaacgtGCAAAAAACATTTGCGCCTGAAGACGTCCGTGCtttacatttaatgtgtttGGTTCGGGTTCGTTTAACTAATGTGTGGAGATTCACGTCTCGTCGTTAAGCACAAACACCTCCACAGAAGCAGCGAGTCTTAATGATAAAGCTCTTATCGAGGAGTACAAAAAGAAGCTGATTGCTTGCAGCCGTAACACTACGGGGAGTTtcaagagggggaaaaaaaagaaaactccgTACAAAACGAAGCCGTTAATTCGAGgctccacacatgcacacctccATGCTGATACTAAATACAATCAATTTAAATGCATGGCGCCTTGTGATCAGTAATGCAGCGTAGAAGTGCACGCGCTAAAATACAGAAGTAATGCCGCGGCCCGTGATTTTATTTGTAGATTTTTAGATTAAAAGGCTGGTTTTGATCTTGGCTGAAGACGGGTCATCAccacctcttcttctcctcacagCACTGAACACTATGCGTGGTCAGTGTGCAGCTCCAGGTATGAAGGAGTTGAGACGGATGCGTGACAAGGATTCAAAGTGTGAGCTGGCGGAGTGATTCATGTGGCACTTAGAAGGTTACAGAAGGGCGCGGTGACTATCGAGTCGCTCCTCTGGATGGCACGTCCAACAAGGTGTGAGGCTCCTAAGCGTTGCAGGACGCATTGTGCTTAATGTCACCGTTGATGCCGCCACTCGTATTATTGCCCATTTCATTCGGGTTTTCATTAGTCGTATCGTTGAGCATGTCGTACGACGTGTCATTCGGCGTGTCGTCCGTGCTGTCGCTGGCCGTGTCGGGGGCCGCGTCCTGGGCCGACCGCGTGCACGTGGTGGGTCTGAGCGACTTTCCCATCGGCCTGTTCTGCCCGTTCTGTGGGGAAGCGGCAGAGTCGCACGTGAGACAGAGGAGACGGgagcagttccagaggccccggGTCATGCTGGAGGAGAAGAGCCTCCGACACGGATGACAAAACTGGTAGAAGACCAGCATGAAGAAGATGGCGATGGCGTAGGCgaccagcagctgcagcaccaGCAGCGGGGCGCAGAAGAACTTGTAGAAGTCCGTTTTGTAGAGGTACCACAGCAGGAGCAGCGAGGCGTTCTCCACAAAACGCACCATGTAGTAGACGGCCATGCGATACCAGTTCTGGGACTTATTGATGAGGTCGGGGTCGCTGAGCTTCACCTGCACAGCGGACCAGCAGAACATGTTGATGCCGGCGTAGAGGAAGGTGAGCAGGCAAAGCACGATGGTGGTTCCCACCCGGGTCAACGTTTTTTCTATGTTCTCGGGGAACGGGGAGTGGCTCTTCCAAAACAGGATCCACGGGTAGAAGAAGAACACCAGGAAGTTGAGCAGAACCACAGGCAGGACCcagagctgcagcacagagctgaagagaaccagaaccaccacACGAGTGGCGATCTCAAAGCTCCTCCACAGGAAGATGCACAGATAAGCCACGGGGCGGACGTCCACTTCATAGTCGTCGTATTTGATCTTGATGGCCAGGATGTTGCAGCGCAGCGCTCCGTAGACGATGGACAGGAGGGAGATCACCATCAGTGTACCTGACATTGTAAAAGAGAACAccatcaagttttttttttttttcgtttagCAGCTTTTAAAGTTTCTTGTTTTGTGCTAAAAATATTCTTCAAGTAATTAGCTAAGTCTGACTTCTCATATTGTCAATCCAATAACGTTTAAAGCTGTCAGGGAACCCACGATACCTACAATGTACAAATCGTTAGTCCGAATCACTAAACatattgtttcatattttatacatgAAACATACATGAATACGTCTATATTACAGTGGATGGTGTCTATGTTTTGGGTTACAGATATAATATAAAAGTCCTACATCAGCACTTGTTTTTCCCAGCTTGTCTCAACAAGATATGTAAATAATATTCAAGCAGTTGTTCCTTGCTGTGATCTTTCCTGTTCTTCCTGTGTGATGGGGacaaaatctaaaataataattataataataataataataaatctatCCTTATTTTTTGTACAAAATCCCGTCGTTATGTTTTCCTCTgcagagcaggaagtggagggatCATAACAATAAAAGATGGGAATTGgtacaaaaaatactttttgtccAGAGCGAGACTGGATTTTGTCCCCCATCACTTACATTGAAAACACATTAAGGGATCTTTTAATTACCAGTATAGAGGATGGATGATTacagcaagaaaaaaacagttttaaagtAAATGTGTCCATTTGGGAACCTCTCCTTTAAAAGGCCCTGAAGCTCCCATTCACCACAACCAAGCTGTTAAACCGCCAAGCGTGAAATAGAAGTGTCAGACGGTCCGGAGCGGAAGAAACACGattcatgttttcatctttcattttGTCCTAACTCGAAGAACAGATGTCCTAGTTTGACTTTGTGTGAACCTTTAATAAATCTCTCTCAAGAATAGAAATACTGAGATCTGCACCATACTGGCAGAGAGAATCACCGTTTTCCATCCTCCGCATCAGAGAGGAGGTTACGTAACACTACTTTGACTCATGCAAACACCAGCCTCTCATTTCCAATACAGCACTTAGCTGATCGGCCCACATCACGGCGGAGCTGTCGACTGGCGAGGGGGGATTAAGGGGACGGGTCATAAACCAAAGAGTCGGACACGCACTTAAAGCACAtgtaccctcctcctcctcctcctcctcctcctcctcctcctcacctcgtCCGATGGAGACCCCCTGCTGCAGGACGCAGATGTAGAGTTGCAGGGTGAGCTGGGGAGCAGATCCCAGGAAGGCCTGAATGACAGAGGTGCGGGCGAAGGCTGCTCGGTGCGTAAACAGTTTCCCCTCCGCCTGCCCCACCTgccgctccacctcctccgaCTGGCCCCCGTGAGGCATCTGCTTCTTCCTGGTGATGCTGACATACGGCTCCTCAACACGGCCCACGCCGCCATAGATGCAGAAGGCCTCCAGACACCTGCAGGACCAACAGCATAAAGAAGGAGGCCATGAAGAGCACAGCAGCATAACACAAGCAGGCACTAGTTCAATATAATTCAAATGTACACGTTTACAAATTCATAGAGGGAAATGTTGAGAAATAGCAAGAAATGTGACAGACTGAATGCTAACATGGTCCCTCGACGAAGCTAATTAGCGGATGTTAACAGGTGTAATGTTAAGTGTTCAGAGTCGTAGTGTTGTTGACATGCAAACATGAGCTACACTTAGAGGCTGGTCTTATTAGTTTGGCATGAATTGGATCATAAATCAAGGTGTTGGACAGAAAAGATTGGTTCTGATGGATAAATATGTATCTCAATCCTAAAGAGGGCAG from Cyclopterus lumpus isolate fCycLum1 chromosome 21, fCycLum1.pri, whole genome shotgun sequence encodes:
- the LOC117750336 gene encoding dynein light chain Tctex-type 3-like isoform X1; the encoded protein is MEEYNSGDEQVVFNADDVNISVKECIEGVIGGTDYNQSKVNQWTAGIVENSLTHLVKQGRPFKYIVNCSIMQKSGAGLHTANSCFWDTATDGSCTVRWENRTMYCVVSVFAVAL
- the LOC117750336 gene encoding dynein light chain Tctex-type 3-like isoform X2, with protein sequence MEEYNSGDEVVFNADDVNISVKECIEGVIGGTDYNQSKVNQWTAGIVENSLTHLVKQGRPFKYIVNCSIMQKSGAGLHTANSCFWDTATDGSCTVRWENRTMYCVVSVFAVAL
- the xk gene encoding membrane transport protein XK, with translation MRLPSSIFVSVSLFTAETTAALYLSSTYRSAGDQIWQGLTLLFTLVPSVLVQLTLTFIHRDLSRDRPLILLLHILQLGPIVRCLEAFCIYGGVGRVEEPYVSITRKKQMPHGGQSEEVERQVGQAEGKLFTHRAAFARTSVIQAFLGSAPQLTLQLYICVLQQGVSIGRGTLMVISLLSIVYGALRCNILAIKIKYDDYEVDVRPVAYLCIFLWRSFEIATRVVVLVLFSSVLQLWVLPVVLLNFLVFFFYPWILFWKSHSPFPENIEKTLTRVGTTIVLCLLTFLYAGINMFCWSAVQVKLSDPDLINKSQNWYRMAVYYMVRFVENASLLLLWYLYKTDFYKFFCAPLLVLQLLVAYAIAIFFMLVFYQFCHPCRRLFSSSMTRGLWNCSRLLCLTCDSAASPQNGQNRPMGKSLRPTTCTRSAQDAAPDTASDSTDDTPNDTSYDMLNDTTNENPNEMGNNTSGGINGDIKHNASCNA